Proteins from a single region of Fusobacterium gonidiaformans ATCC 25563:
- the sppA gene encoding signal peptide peptidase SppA, giving the protein MKTLLQFFKKIFLFLFREICSFFIKLVLSLILLAIVVGTFISYISKENTTEIKQGSYVLLRASSPLSEHIPIPDPLSLQEKHMTFFEVLYALDSIRQDQRIQGVLLDADFLSWNKAQLEEIGNKLQKLEKEGKKVITTLQEVNRNNYFLASYTKEIVMTPIHAASSNISPYHYEELYWKNLLDRFGVSINVIPIGDYKSYMENYSHSQMSKEFRENMTRILDKSYDYSIEAIANNRKLEKNTLKAWIENGEFMGTSFPTLFEKGLITKGEYPNRIRDEIGDDKIISIQEYFSLVKMKTRPKNYLALLNLEGTIEDETLFLDEVKAIQKDQNVKGVILRINSPGGSALVADTMYHAVKKLREKIPVYVSISGTAASGGYYVAAAGEKIFASPLSVTGSIGVVSMIPNFSNLEKKANVVTESISKGKYADLYSYLQPLSEENYNRIREGNLGVYQDFLEVVSSNRNIKKDFLDKNLAQGRVWLGIEAKENGLIDELGGLEATIYALEQDKKLGTLPILQVSKNDVFGQYLGKYRKFLSVLPSSMQQKVPKDRLWNKPLMYFPYEVE; this is encoded by the coding sequence CTATTGTTGTAGGAACTTTCATCTCCTACATCTCCAAAGAAAACACAACAGAAATTAAGCAAGGGAGTTATGTTCTACTAAGAGCCTCTAGTCCTCTCTCAGAACATATCCCCATTCCTGATCCACTAAGTCTTCAAGAAAAACATATGACTTTTTTTGAAGTTCTCTATGCCTTAGATAGTATTCGGCAAGATCAGAGAATTCAAGGGGTTCTCTTAGATGCTGATTTTCTTTCTTGGAACAAAGCTCAATTAGAAGAAATTGGTAACAAACTACAAAAATTAGAAAAAGAAGGAAAAAAAGTTATCACTACTTTACAAGAAGTAAACAGAAACAATTATTTTCTAGCAAGTTATACAAAAGAAATTGTCATGACTCCAATTCATGCAGCTTCTTCCAATATCAGTCCTTACCATTATGAAGAATTATATTGGAAAAATTTACTCGATCGTTTTGGAGTGAGTATAAATGTTATCCCAATTGGAGATTATAAATCCTATATGGAAAATTACTCTCATTCTCAAATGTCAAAAGAATTTCGAGAAAATATGACAAGAATTTTGGATAAGTCTTATGATTATTCTATCGAAGCAATAGCAAATAACCGAAAATTAGAAAAAAATACTTTAAAAGCTTGGATTGAAAATGGAGAATTTATGGGAACTTCTTTTCCTACTCTATTTGAAAAAGGATTGATAACAAAAGGAGAATATCCAAATCGTATTCGAGATGAAATAGGAGATGACAAGATTATTTCTATTCAAGAGTATTTCTCTCTAGTTAAAATGAAAACTAGACCTAAAAACTACTTAGCTCTATTAAATTTAGAAGGAACGATTGAAGATGAAACTTTATTCTTAGATGAAGTAAAAGCAATCCAAAAGGATCAAAATGTAAAAGGAGTAATCTTAAGAATTAACTCCCCTGGAGGTTCTGCATTGGTAGCAGATACGATGTATCATGCTGTTAAAAAATTACGAGAAAAGATTCCTGTATACGTTTCTATTTCTGGAACCGCTGCTTCCGGAGGTTACTACGTTGCTGCTGCGGGAGAAAAAATCTTTGCTTCTCCTCTCTCTGTTACCGGATCTATTGGAGTTGTTAGTATGATACCAAATTTTAGTAATCTTGAAAAAAAAGCAAATGTAGTTACGGAAAGTATCTCAAAAGGAAAATATGCTGACCTATATTCTTACCTTCAACCTCTATCGGAAGAAAATTATAATCGAATTCGAGAAGGAAATTTAGGAGTTTATCAAGATTTTCTTGAAGTAGTTTCTTCCAATCGAAATATTAAAAAAGACTTTCTAGATAAAAATTTAGCACAAGGAAGAGTTTGGTTAGGAATAGAAGCGAAAGAAAATGGATTGATTGATGAATTAGGAGGATTAGAGGCTACTATTTATGCCTTAGAACAAGATAAAAAATTAGGAACTCTTCCTATTTTACAAGTATCCAAAAATGATGTATTTGGACAATATCTTGGAAAATATAGAAAATTTCTTTCGGTTTTGCCAAGTTCAATGCAACAGAAAGTTCCAAAAGATAGACTATGGAATAAACCACTTATGTATTTTCCATATGAAGTAGAATAA